The Vibrio sp. 10N DNA window ATTTCCCCTTTGCTATTAATCACTCGATGCCAAGGCAGCGAACTCCCCTGTGGCAAGTTACCAAGCGCTTTTCCAACATGTCTGGCATAACCGGGATAACCCGCCATTTTTGCAATTTGGCCGTAAGTAGCGACTTTCCCAAGAGGAATTTGGTGAATTACTGCAAAGATTTGCGCTTTGAATTGATCCATACTGAAACTGTCCCAGTTTTATTTGCCACGGAAAGGTATGAGGGGGAGCTATGGTATTTTCGGTGTTTCAATTCGTAATCACAAGTGTGCTGGCGATGATTTGTGCCAGAACCATTGGTGTTACAGAAGGGGAAATTCCCGTGCTAGCGGTGATGATCCCCGCATTGTGGATATTGCCTCAGGGTGGTATCGCTGGCTTGATGCTGTTGGCATCAATGATAGTGTATGGCTTAACCTTACCGCTGCAATCAATCGCTATGTCCGTTGCGGTGTGGATTTTGGTGCCCGTGTTGATGGTGGCGTTTTCAAAGCGAAGCAACATTTGGATCGTCAGTATTGTTGGTCTGATTGTGCTGACACTCAATGTCGGCATTATGCTGACTCAATCTGCTGGTAAACTTGGTGGCACCCCTATGGTGACGTTAGTCCAAGCGTTTGCAGTCTTTGTGGCTTGGTTTGCGGCTAAAAACTGGAAAGGCTCTACGGAGCACAGTTGGTGGTCACTGTTTCTGATCTTGCCTTTGTGGGCTGCGGGTTTGCCTTACGCTGCATTAATGGCGCTGTGCATGACCGGTATGCTGGCCTCAATGGAAAGTCTTGGCAGACTCACCAGTTTTAAATGGAACAAGTTATTGTGTTGGACATTGCCCAGCGTAGGATTTGCGGCGCTTGTGGTGGTACCCACTATCGATGTGCCTAAACCTGTGTTTGTTGTTTGGCTCTGTTTGCTCGGTACCGCCTGGATCACCGATTACATCCTCAACATCGAAGACGAGCAGCAACAAGTGTAACGTTCCATAGCCCGTACTCTTTCCCAAAGCGTCCAAGCCTGCTTCAAATGCAGGAAAGTTGGGCGCTTTGTTTAATCTGTAAGCACTTAACAGATAAAGCAAACAGTTTTACTCGCAAGCCCTTGCAATCATCGCCCCGATACCAGATAATCCTCCCACGCTTTGCAGCAGTGACCCTTCACCGCGCAACAGCAACAAAATCTATGGAGGCCCTGGTCCTCCCGCAACAATAGCTCGTGAACTCGGTCAGGTCCGGAAGGAAGCAGCCGCAGCGAGTGACTTGTGTGCCGGGATGTGGCTGGGGCTTCCACCCATCTAGCGTTTAGTAATTTGTAATCAACGAGTTATAACGCACCACACCTTTCAAATAGCATAGAAAACGCGACTGGTACTGAACTTAGGTACTGAGCTATGCGCTATCTCACTCAATCTAGTAATCATTCTTGGACTTTCCGTTTCCAATTTCCTCCGCGTGTTCGTGACTATTTTTATGGTCAATTTGAATATAAATATTCGTTGGGTAAAGTGACGCCAAGAGAGGCTCGTTCGAAAGCTCTAGAGCTTGAAAAACGGCTTGTTGACGTCATTTGCAGGGTAGAAGACGCGATAGATCGACCGTCGTCTTGTGAAGGAAAAGAGCTTGTCACTTGCCAACTGGCCGCCAGAATGAAAGTGGATATGTTCCTAGCTGTAGACGCATACAAAAGGGTTTCAGCTTCACAAAAGCTTCAAGGCGCACTGCGAAGGTTGATGTCAGGTGATAACAAGCAGACCCTCTCCTTATCCGCATCCAGAGACCTACAGTGCATTCATAAGCTGTATCCAAGCACCACATCACCTGATACAAGAGCCCAGCAAATGTGGGCACTGATTTACGACGAATGTTTGACCTGTCAGGAGTCCTTTAAGGTTAAAGTGAAAAAGACGCTTGTTCGTCACTATAAATTAATGCTGGAAGCTCGTAAAAGTCTGGAATGTTTCGAGGAGCTTGAGCAACATCCCCCCTTAAAAAACATTTCGTTTGATACCCCTGCTGACATAGCTACTAGTTGAGCAAAGAAACAGCATCACTGCTGAATTATTAGACCGAGATATGATCAAGAGACAGGTATGTTCTCTTTGTCTAGTGAGTACGTGTGATTAGATAAACATACTTTTAATCTACACAGTCTTTGATGAATGTCACCTTTTTAATATATTCGACGTACCTCTTTTGGACCACTTATTTGCATTATCAATAAGTTAGTAATAAGAGTGACCATAGTTGCCCCTTTAGGGTATCTATATCCACCTCAAGATATTCACATGGTGAATATAATTCTCTATTGATAAAAGAGATTGTTAATTGATAGAATTTTAAATAGACATTCAGACTTAACTGTTTGAAGGTTAAAAAATAATTATTATGTAAGGCTATTTTTGACCACTTCGTAATGTAGTGGTTTATTTGGCTTAAAATATATCAGATATACATTGGTAATCAATAATATGAAGTTAAAGTACTGTGCAGCGTTGGTTTCAATGACGCTTGGTTTAACTGCTTGTGGTGGCGGCGACACAGAGAGTGGTAGTAATAGTGGTAGCGTTTCTTTAGTAAATTCTGGATACGGAATATACGTAACAGAGTCGGGCTACAACGTGCAGTTGAGTAAGAATGGTGTACTTCTGCTAAGTCAAAATAATTCAGCTTCATCGACAACAGGACAAGGGTATCAACATTTTGACATCTCGTCCTCTAGCGCTAATGGAGTAATTAACTTTATTACTAACAACGGTGTTCTTGAAGCTAACCTGTCGTTGGTTCAGCTTGGTAAAGTTAGCTTTGAAATGGTGCCGTTTAAACTCAATATCCCCGATATAGGATTGAATTTGAATGAGCTAGCGGTTTATTACAAGGTTGAAGAGCCATCTCACTCTATTGATGTTTTAGATAATGAGATTAGTTATATTGGATCTGGATATAGCTTTGAATATATTTCAAGTGGCAACGTTAGATACACCGATTCAGATGGGTGTGAGACAGAAGCAAATGTAAAGGAAAGTGGTTTGAGCACCAAACAGGTAGCAATCTTTGATTTGTTCGTAACTGATTCAACATGTGAGTTTAACCCAAATGCTGTTGGAATGATAACTTATACGGAACAACTAGGTTATGGGGGGATAACACTTACTCATCAACTAAAGGATTCAATTGGGCAGGTTACAGCCACTTCGATTCTTTAACGATATTTATCAGGAATGTATTTAGCTAAAGCATAAATTCTCATTTGCCACCTCTGTATTGTCGACTGCTACCTTTACTATGTGGTAATGATCTTGCTAACTGCAGTACCAATACGGTATCTGCTAATGAGCTAGGCCATAAAACAGCTAGTGGGCAACTCCATCTTTATTTAAATTAAGATCCCGAGACTTTTTGGATACTGTTTGTTTTGCTTACGATAGGTCAAGCATGCTGACAAGTCACGAGCATAACTCACACTATGTCAGCGCTAGTCAGCATGCTTGATTTTTAGATGCGGTCTATGAAGAAGATGCGGAACGGTTTTTAAATCGTCTCCACGTTGAGATTGAAACGCCAGCGAGTTCGCATGCTTTAACTTGCGTTAGTTGATTTATCTCAATGTACTTATCCACTTCTAAACACTTGTCCACTGTTTCTTGAACTTGTTGTTTACCCCTAATGTAAAACGCAGGCACGGTTCCAATAATTAATTGTCGCTTGTAGAGTATGAGAAGCGATATGAGAGAAGAATAACTAGTGTCTACTGAATCGGTGGCTATTCATGTAGACGCTTGTTCGCCACTATAAATTAATGCTGGAAGCTCGCAACAGTTTGGAATGTTTTGAGGAGTATGAGCAACATCCCCCCTTAAAACAACATTGTTGTTGATACCCACTACCGACATAACTACTTTGAAGGCACATGAAAGAAAAGGTAGCACTAGTAAAGTGAGTGCGATTGAAGTGGATATCCGGTGATACTGCAAACAATTCCAATGTTCAAGTACCTAGGTCAGGGAAACTCAAGCCGAAAGAGAGCGTAGGGAAATGTTTTGGGGATTAGTGAGCAAACATTCTGCGAGATAGCTCCAGAGAATTTAGAAACACTAAGGTATTAAGTGGGTGGGTCAGCTTTAGCTCGATGACAATACCGATAAGTGGTTTAACCTTAAACAAGTGTTGGCCGTGATGAAGCAGTATCCAGATATTACTATCTTTATGATATATAGATCCCTTTACGTCAGAAACCATTAAAGGATTGTCATTGCCACCTGATTAAAACTACTCTTGTACAATACGGTATTATTTATTGAAATAATTTCCATGTTTAACACTTAGATTAAGTTAACAAATAAATGATTTGCTTTGTAACTAATATAGGGGATATGGATAAAAAGGAAAACGCGCTATGGATTATATTCGACTTAATCTTCAATACGATCAATTTTTCAAATTCCATTAAAATTATTTGTTCAAAAATAACGTAATATTATTCTGGTAAATTAGTAACAAGTCTTAAGAAATTGCATGTTTAATCTAGCCCGCATAGAAATTACAACCCTTACTAATAATCAATGTCGCATTGCCATACTAATTCTGACCGTGAATTTTTCACATAAATTAAACGCTTAACAGCACATACAGAGGCATATTATGAAAACTACACTTTCAATGGCAATTGCACTAGCTCTAACTACTTCAGTTTCAGTAACAGCAGCAGACGTAGCCCCAATGATTGGCGGCGAGTTTGTGGAACCTGTTCCAGAGCACGAGTACGATGACTCGCTTCTGCACCTTCGAGTGCATTACGATGAAAATGGCTACACCTACACCATCTACTGCGGTGCAGGTGTTATCGGCGGTAAATGGTTAGTAACTGCGGAACACTGTCTTGACGACAGTAACGGCACGGTCACTCTGACACAAAGTCATGACCGTAACAATTACGACAAGCAGTCGTTCCACAACGTTACTCACCACACCACTCGAAATCCTCAGCGCTTCGCTGAGCGTCTTGAGTACTTACAGGCGTATTACCAACATTATACTCCTACCGATGACACGTACGGCAAACCGGTTTACCGCAAGCATGAAGAACAGATCACTGATGAGTATATCCAAGAGGTACTTTCTTTACCTTCAGATACCATTATCGGCAGTAATCTTCACGGCGAAACGGACCACCGCGGTGGCTATGTTGACAATTGGACGGACCTTGCGATTCTAGAGTTGGAGTCATCAATAACACATAAAAACTCTTCAGCTATTGGGTTTTTACGTGACAACAACTTTAACGAAACAATCGTAAAAGGCAGTGAATTTACCTTCCAAGGATGGGGACAGGACGGCGATGGACGCACCCCTCGATACATCCAACAAGGTGATTTCAAGTTTTACAGAAGTGATCTTCAAGCTCATTATTTCCGTGATCGTTGTGATGAAGAGTTTGTCACAAACTGTGACATTACTTATGAACCAACGTTTTCACTTCAAAATAAAGGCGACAACTTGATGAGCGTGCTACCAGGGGACTCTGGCACACCACTCAAGCGCGATCACACGTTCTATGGAGTAGCGTCATTCGTTAGCCGTGGTAGTTCAGTCAAAACTGCAGATTCGAACTTTTATGAGTTCGGCCCGCACAAAGACTTTATTTTGGACACAATCAACACGGTTGTGACCCCAAATCTACCGGTTATCGATGTACCTGCAACAGGCTTTGGTGAAACTATTCATTACAACATCCAAAACCTAACGCACAATGATGCCACACTCAATCTAGTTGAGACCGGCACCATCATTGCAGATGGCTTCGCTCGTATTGAACACTCTTGTGGAAACACACTGAGCTCGTTCGAGCAGTGCCTTGTTGACATTGAAGTACTTTCGGCAAACGACGGTTATTTCAACTACGACGGCGAACATTCGTTCGAAGTAGCTGAAATCAACGGAGAAGCAAGAACTATCACACTTGATATTCCTGCTTCTGACGTAACACCGATTGTTGAAGGCGACACAATTACTAAAGATGGTATGGAAGTAACTTTCCAAAGCATCAATAGTAATATCGAGGTGGTTAAAACTGACAATGACATGGTCATTCAGTTCTACCTATCCGATGTCATCAATATGGACAACGTGAACGTTTCACAACAAACGGGCGGTATTTACAACGCGAATGGCAATATGCTAAACACGTGTGAAACCAACCCTGTGAATAAGGAATTTGTTCAATGTAACTTCGCAATCTCTGAGCTTACTCAAACTGATTCGACGTTAACCTTCAAACTTGCCGACCAAGAAACAATGATCGTTGAAACTACTATTAGCTTCATCACCGATCATGGTACTGACGGTAATGCAAACTCAGGTTTAAATGGCGGTTCAGGCGGTGGCTCAGGCGGCTCATTTGGAATCTTTGGTTTGTTTGTGTTAGGTCTGTTTGGTTTGTACCGTAAGAGATAACCAATACAAAACGATGCCGATAAGTTATGGGGGATCTGAGCTTGACTCAGCCCCCCATTTTAACTTAGTAAATCAGTTGCTTATCTAGTTTGACATTGTCTAAAATCGTAAGTGCGTCATAAACTCCGCACTCTAGTTGCCTATCACGAATAATAAGATCAAGTCATCCAATGATGAGGAGATTTGAAATGGGAAAACGACGCACAGATCCAGAGCATCAATCTTTATTTGAACAGGGTCGGTGTTCCCTGTTCCGTTCAGTCTGAGATTTCCCACGGGAAGGCGCACTATCAATTTATAGTAAATAAACTGTCGATGACTTTTCAGCAAGCAAAGGCTCTGGTCCTACGTGTTCGCAAAGGCTATCTGAAAGGTTGGGGCACCATTGAACGGAGATTAAACACTCCTATCTGGGGTAAGGTTTTGCTATCCAAATCTCATCAAATCAATAAGCGTCAGCGTAATTTTGAGCGTACTGTCTTGGCGTCACTCCACGGTATTTTTTAAACATGCGACTAAAGCTTGTTGTGTTGGTATAGCCCATTCTTTTTGCGACGGTCTCTAATGGCACACCCAAGACAATTTGCTTTACAGCTTCCCCGGAAAGTACAAACCCTAAGATAGAAGTAAAATTTAACCCAGAAGATTGTAGCCGCCGCTGTAGTTGCTGCTCCGAGAGGCCCAAAAGCTGCGATACTTTAGCAAGTGTTGGCAGACCAAAATGTCTAGAGTAATTAACGACTTCGTAAAGCACTTTCATCTCATCTTGCGGGTCGGGCATGTCGAGATAGCCATCTAAGTCAGCAAAGCTCATTGACAGTTTTTCTGCGGGCAGTTTGGGCGCTCTATTGCCTTGTAAACGCAAGCGATTCGGCAGCCACACTTCGGTTTTATTGTGTCCCCACTCAATGTGGCACCCAAAATACTCTTCGTACTTAGCTTTGTTGGTTAGGGAGCCAGGAAGGCAGACTCTGTTGGGCGTAAAGTCTTGCCCTAAGTAATGTTTGAGCA harbors:
- a CDS encoding trypsin-like serine protease; this encodes MKTTLSMAIALALTTSVSVTAADVAPMIGGEFVEPVPEHEYDDSLLHLRVHYDENGYTYTIYCGAGVIGGKWLVTAEHCLDDSNGTVTLTQSHDRNNYDKQSFHNVTHHTTRNPQRFAERLEYLQAYYQHYTPTDDTYGKPVYRKHEEQITDEYIQEVLSLPSDTIIGSNLHGETDHRGGYVDNWTDLAILELESSITHKNSSAIGFLRDNNFNETIVKGSEFTFQGWGQDGDGRTPRYIQQGDFKFYRSDLQAHYFRDRCDEEFVTNCDITYEPTFSLQNKGDNLMSVLPGDSGTPLKRDHTFYGVASFVSRGSSVKTADSNFYEFGPHKDFILDTINTVVTPNLPVIDVPATGFGETIHYNIQNLTHNDATLNLVETGTIIADGFARIEHSCGNTLSSFEQCLVDIEVLSANDGYFNYDGEHSFEVAEINGEARTITLDIPASDVTPIVEGDTITKDGMEVTFQSINSNIEVVKTDNDMVIQFYLSDVINMDNVNVSQQTGGIYNANGNMLNTCETNPVNKEFVQCNFAISELTQTDSTLTFKLADQETMIVETTISFITDHGTDGNANSGLNGGSGGGSGGSFGIFGLFVLGLFGLYRKR
- a CDS encoding AraC family transcriptional regulator; translated protein: MFHNVHFVRVMGIKGLVDRLQLTYGISSDVLGIPRSVLEYDMNLIPVSVLNQFYENLEHITGDPDAVLTLVRQMDLSKLGSLSHWFFAGHDLATTIRRINSGITCIQSGAFLGGEIVGPIVKWTYRNDSITANAKAQDGVRVANFMFNVLKHYLGQDFTPNRVCLPGSLTNKAKYEEYFGCHIEWGHNKTEVWLPNRLRLQGNRAPKLPAEKLSMSFADLDGYLDMPDPQDEMKVLYEVVNYSRHFGLPTLAKVSQLLGLSEQQLQRRLQSSGLNFTSILGFVLSGEAVKQIVLGVPLETVAKRMGYTNTTSFSRMFKKYRGVTPRQYAQNYADAY
- a CDS encoding MGMT family protein, with the protein product MDQFKAQIFAVIHQIPLGKVATYGQIAKMAGYPGYARHVGKALGNLPQGSSLPWHRVINSKGEISLKGEAFLRQRSILMEEGVEFSVKGRVRLKVFGWQP